One segment of Chionomys nivalis chromosome 1, mChiNiv1.1, whole genome shotgun sequence DNA contains the following:
- the LOC130882446 gene encoding heterogeneous nuclear ribonucleoprotein A1-like, with protein sequence MSNSESPKEPEKLRKLFIGGLSFETTDESLRSHFEQWGTLTDCVVMRDPNTKRPRGFGFVTYATVEEVDAAMNARPHKVDGRVVEPKRAVSREDSQRPGAHLTVKKIFVGRIKEDTEEHHLRDYFEQYGKIEVIEIMTDRGSGKKRGFAFDTFDDHDSVDKTVIQKYHTVNGHNCEVRKALSKQEMASASSSQRGRSGSGNFGGGRGGGFGGNDNFGRGGNFSGRGGFGGSRGGGGYGGSGDGYNGFGNDGSNFGGGGSYNDFGNYNNQSSNFGPMKGGNFRGRSSGPYGGGGQYFAKPRNQGGYGGSSSSSSDGSGRRF encoded by the coding sequence ATGTCTAACTCAGAGTCTCCCAAGGAGCCGGAAAAGCTGCGGAAGCTCTTCATCGGAGGGCTGAGCTTCGAAACAACCGACGAGAGTCTGAGGAGCCATTTTGAGCAATGGGGAACACTCACGGACTGCGTGGTCATGAGAGATCCAAACACCAAGCGACCCAGGGGCTTTGGGTTTGTTACGTACGCCACTGTGGAGGAAGTGGATGCCGCTATGAATGCAAGGCCCCATAAGGTGGATGGAAGAGTTGTGGAACCTAAGAGAGCTGTGTCAAGAGAGGATTCTCAGAGACCAGGTGCCCACTTAACCGTGAAAAAGATCTTTGTTGGTCGTATTAAAGAAGACACGGAAGAGCATCACCTGAGAGATTATTTTGAGCAGTATGGGAAAATTGAAGTGATTGAAATCATGACTGACAGAGGCAGTGGAAAAaagagaggttttgcttttgacaCCTTTGATGACCATGACTCTGTGGACAAGACTGTTATTCAGAAATACCATACTGTGAACGGGCACAACTGTGAAGTAAGGAAAGCCCTATCCAAGCAGGAGATGGCTAGTGCTTCGTCCAGCCAAAGAGGTCGAAGTGGTTCTGGGAACTTTGGTGGTGGTCGTGGAGGCGGTTTTGGCGGCAATGACAATTTTGGTCGAGGGGGAAACTTCAGTGGTCGTGGTGGCTTCGGTGGCAGCCGTGGTGGTGGTGGATATGGTGGCAGTGGGGATGGCTATAATGGATTTGGTAATGATGGAAGCAATTTCGGAGGTGGTGGAAGCTACAATGATTTTGGCAATTACAACAATCAGTCTTCAAATTTTGGACCAATGAAAGGAGGAAACTTCAGAGGCAGAAGCTCTGGCCCTTATGGTGGTGGAGGCCAGTACTTCGCTAAACCACGAAATCAAGGTGGCTATGGTggttccagcagcagcagcagcgatgGCAGTGGCAGGAGGTTCTAA